CGCCGAACGCCACCGCCAGGCTGAGGTAGAACGTCAGCCATCCCGCGATCTCGCGGATCGACGGCTCGTGCACCCGCCGGCCGATGATCAGCAGGTCGAATCCGAGCACTGCGCCCAGCCCCGCGAATGTCAGCAGCCATTCCAGCAGCGACGGGTCCAACAGCGGGCCTCCGGTCAGCGAGTCAGTTCAGCGGGCTGCCCGACGGTACCCCGCGGCCCGCTTAGTATTTTCGCCGTGGTGACCGATGTGGGTGGTACCGGATCCCCCGGGTTCCCCCGTGGGCTGACCACCGGTCCCGTCGCCCGAGCCAGTATGGCCCGGGTCGGCACCGCAACCCTGCTCAGCGCGCTGTGCGGCTACGCGGTGCTGTATCTGGCGGCGCGTGATCTGGACCCGGCGGGTTTCTCGGTGTTCGGCGTGTTCTGGGGTGCATTCGGACTGGTCAACGGCGCCGCCAACGGCCTGCTGCAGGAGACCACCCGGGAAGTCCGGTTCGCCGGAGACTCCACGCGCGAGCGCCCCTCCACCGCACACACCCGCCCGCTGCGGGTGGCCGGACTGAGCGGGCTGGTGGCGGCCGCGGTGGTCGCCGCCAGTTCGCCGTTGTGGAGCGGCCACGTGTTCGTCGAGGCGCGCTGGCTGTCGGTCGGGCTGCTGTGCTTTGGTCTGGCCAACTTCGCGGTGCACGCCACGCTGCTCGGCATGTTGGCCGGCGCCAACCGCTGGACGCAGTACGGCGCGCTGATGGTGACCGATGCGAGCGTCCGGGTGGCCGTGGCCACCGCGACGTTCGTCGTCGGCTGGGGCCTGGTCGGATTCTTGTGGGCCACCGTGGCCGGCGCGCTGGCCTGGCTACTGCTGCTGGCCGCCTCACCCACGGCCCGCTCCGCAGCGCGACTGCTGACTCCGGTGAGCACGGCGGGATTCCTGCGCGGCGCGGCGCATTCGATAACCGCAGCCGGGGCCAGCGCGATCCTGGTGATGGGTTTTCCGGTGCTGCTGCAGGCCACCTACGGCGAATTGGGTGCTGCGGGCGGCGTGGTGATCCTGGCGGTCACGGTGACCCGGGCACCGCTACTGGTGCCGTTGACCGCTATGCAGGGCAACCTGATCGCGCACTTCGTCGACCAGCGGGGCCGCCGGCTACGGGCACTGCGCACGCCCGCGGCGGCCGTCGCCGCACTGGGCGCGGTGGGCACGGTGGCGGCGGGCCTGCTCGGACCTTGGCTGCTGCGCACGGTGTTCGGCGCGGATTATCGTGCCGACGGGCTGCTGCTGGCCGGACTGACAACAGCAGCCACGGCGATCGCGCTGCTGACGCTGACCGGGGCGGCGACGGTGGCCGCGGCACTGCACCGCGCCTATGCCCTGGGGTGGGTGGGCGCCACGGTGGCCTCGACCTTGCTCCTGCTGCTGCCGTTGGACCTACCGACCAGAACCGTGGTCGCCCTGCTGTGCGGTCCCCTGGTGGGAATCGTCGTGCATCTAGCCGCGTTGCGCACCGATTCGTAAGCCGGGCAGGCGTGTATTTTCTAAACCATCGATACCCGCTACCCCGATGTCTGGATCATCGTCCCGGCGTTCAACGAGGCGACCGTCATCGGTGACGTGATCGCCGGGATCCGTTCGGTTTTCGACTACGTGGTCTGCGTGGACGACGGAAGCGCTGACGACACCGCCGTCACGGCGCGACGCGCGGGCGCCTACGTGGTGCACCATCCGGTCAACCTCGGTCAGGGCGCGGCCATCCAGACCGGGGTCGAGTTCGCCCGCCGTCAGCCCGGCGCTCGACTGTTCGCCACCTTCGACGCCGACGGCCAGCACCGCGTCGCCGACCTGATGCGCATGATCGACCATCTCGACAGCGCCGACCTCGACATCGTGATCGGCACCCGGTTCGCCGCACCCGAAGCTGCCGCAACGGTGCCGCCGCTCAAACGAGCGATACTGCGGACCGCGGTCTGGCTCAACCCGCGAATTCGCCGACTTGGACTCTCCGACGCCCACAACGGCCTGCGGGTGTTCAACCGGCGAGTGGCCGATGGCCTCGACCTCACCATGAACGGGATGAGCCATGCCGGGGAGTTCATCGCGCTGATTGCCGAGAACCGCTGGCGGGTGGGCGAAGAGCCGGTCGAGGTGCTCTACACCGACTACTCGAAGTCGAAGGGGCAGCCGCTGCTCAACGGCGTCAACATCCTGTTCGATGGGTTGCTACGCAAGAGGATGTCGCGATGAACTGGATCAAGGTTCTGCTCATCGCGGCGGTGCTGATGCTGCTGATCTACCTGTTGCTGTCGCGTCGGTCCGCCCAGTCGCGGGCCTGGGTGAAGGTCGGCTACCTGGTGTTCGTGGTGGCCGGCATCTATGCGGTGCTGCGCCCCGACGACACCACCGTGGTGGCCAACTGGCTCGGGGTGCGCCGCGGCACCGATCTGATGCTGTACGTGCTGATCATGGTTTTCGCGTTTACCACGCTGAGCACCTATATGCGATTCCGCGATCTGGAGCTGCGTTATGCCCGGCTGGCGAGGGCGATAGCGCTTACCCAAGCCCAACCGCCCGAGCCGCCTAAGCCGTCTGGGCCGTATAAGACACAGTAATTCGGCAACAGTTGTCCCAGAGGTAACAGCAGGTTTGCCGATCGTCCGATTCCAGCCCTCACCGTTGCAGGTATGCGGACTACCCAAGTCCTGGCAGAACCTCTGGCCGACGCGACAGCGGCACTTCTGACGGTGCCGATGGTCGAGTTGTACGCAGTGCTCTGGCGTGCCGGTCTGCTGGAGGTGCGACTTCGCGCATCCAAGCGACCGCTGCCGCAGGTGACGGTGCTTCAGCCGGCGTAACGGGACAGCCTTAGCGCACCAGCTCCAGCTTCGCGGACGACTTCTTGGCGGGGGCCTTTTTGGCCGGGGCCTTCTTGGCCGGCGTTTCCTTGGCCGGGGTTTGCTTGGCCGCCGGAGCCTTCTTGACCGGAGCCTTCTTGACCGGGGCCTTCTTCACCGGGGCTTTCTTGACCGGAGCCTTCTTGGCGGGGGCCTTCTTGGCGGGGGCCTTCTTTGCAGCTGGAGCCTTCTTGGCCGGTGCCTTCTGGGCCGGAACCGCCGACACCGCCTTGATGGGGGCCTCGATCTCCTGGGCGGGGGCGGCGATCTCCTTGGTGGGAGTTGTCGAGAACCGGCTCGCCACAGCCACCGCGGCGGTGGCCGCCGCGGCCGTGCCGAGACCCTGCGCCCAGCCGATCGGGCCGACCGGCGTGCAACCCAACAGCTGGCTGACCCCGGGCGCGGAGACGATCGCCGCGAACAGCGCGAACGATCCGGCCGCGGTGGCCAGCACCATTGGCGCCCGCGAATCGACCACGGTTTGACAGAGTTCGGTGGTCACCAGCGAGATCAGCGCCACCGTTGCGGCCCGCTGCGGCAGACCCGTCGCCGAGGCCATCGCCCAGGCTGCGGTGCCCGCCGCGGCGGTGACTCCGCCGCGGAACGCCACCGCGCGCCACAGTTTGCGCTCGTCGAGTCCGGGCACCGCGTCACCGATCGGGCCGGCCGGAGTGCTCACCGCCACGGCGGTGGCCGGCAGCGCGTCGGTCAGGGTGTTCATCAACAGCAGCTGCCGGGTGTTCAGCGGTGAATTCCCCGTAATCGCAGTGCCGATGACGGAGAACATCACTTCGCCGGCGTTGCCGCCCAGCAATCCGGAGATGGCCAGTTGCACACCGCGCCACAGTCGCCGGCCCTCGTCGATCGCGTCGACCAAGGCACCGATCTTGCCGTCGGTCAGCACCACATCGGCGGTGGCATGCGCCGAATCGCTGCCGTGCGCAACGACACCCAGACCTACCGTTGCGGCCCGGATCGCAGCGGCGTCGTTGGCGCCGTCGCCCACCATCGCCGATACCCGGCCGGCACGCTCCAGCGTCTGGACGATCTGCACCTTGTTCTCCGGCGACATTCGGGCGAAGATCACCCGCTCGCAGACCACACGCTCTTGTTCCTTGCGGTTCAAGGCATTCCACTCCGAGCCGGTGATGACCTGCTCGGGAGCGACGGTCACGCCCATCTCGGCGGCGATCGCGGTGGCCGTGATCGGGTGGTCACCGGTGATCATCCGGATGTCGACGCCGCGGGCGGCCAGATCGGCCAGCAGCTGCGGCGCGTCGGCCCGGGGGGTGTCGGCCAGGCCGAGGAACCCGAGCAACGTCAGCCCGGAGGCACTGACCTCCACGAGACGTTCCGAATCGTCCTGAACGGCCTGCACCTGGGCGGCGGTCAGCTTGCCGTGGGCGACCGCGATCACCCGCAGGCCCTGGGCGGCCATCGCGGCCACCTGCTGCTCGATCTTGGCGTCGGCGTTCTTGCAGGCCCCCAACACCACTTCCGGTGCGCCCTTGACCAGCAGCTCCGATCCCAACACCGACGCCGAGAAGGCCCGGCCGGAGCGGAACGGCAGGTGAGCGTCGGGCTCGATCCACGGCCGGGCGCCGCCGGCGGCCGCCGCGCCCTCGACGATGGCCTGGTCGGTGGCGTGCGCGTGGGCCGCGCCGTCGGGAGCCGGGGCCGCCTGCGCGGCCGTGCCGAGGACGTCGTCGTCGGAATATCCCGCAAGCGGGCGCACCGTGGCGACCCGCAGCCGGTTCTCCGACAGCGTTCCGGTCTTGTCGAAACAGACCACGTCGACCCGGCCGAGCGCCTCCACCGACCGCGGGATTCGCACCAGCGCACCGGTTTTGGTCAACCGCTGCGACGATGCGTGCTGGGCCAAGGTGGCCATCAGCGGCATGCCTTCGGGGACGGCGGCGATCGCGACCGCGATCGCGTTGCCGAGCGCGACCCGCAGCCCGCCCTGGCGCAGCAGGCCCAGCGCGCCGACGGCCACACCGCCGGCGGCGCTGTACGGGAATGTCCGGTACATCAGCTGGGACAGGTGGTGCTGCAGGCCGACCTCGGGCAGCTCGCCGGAGGCCAGTTCGGAGGCCCGGCGGGCCTGAGTGTCGGCGCCCACGGCGGTCACCATCGCCAGCGCCTTGCCGGCGATCACCGTGGTGCCCGCGTACAGCATGGAGCTGCGCTCGGCCAGTTCGGCGCCGGGAGTCGGGTCCAGCTGTTTGCCGACCGACAGCGATTCGCCGGTCAGCGCGGATTCGTCGACCTCGACGTCGGACACCTCGATCGTCCGGGCGTCGGCGGGCACCACCTCGTTGCTGCGCACCTCGATCAGGTCGCCGGGCAGCAGTTGTTCGGCGGGGATCTCGTGGTAGGTCGGGGTACCGGCCAATTCCCCCTGCGAACCCATCAGTACGACCCGCGCCGGCGGAGCCTGCTGGGCCAGCAGGGTGTTGAGCCGGCTCTCGGCCCGCAACCGCTGATAAGCGGCCAGCATGGCGTTGCCGGTGAGCACCGTGCCCACCATGACGGCGTCGATCGGCGAGCCCAGCATGGCGGTCGCCGCCGAGCACAGCGCCAGGATCGGCGTCATCGGGTCGGACAACTCTTCACGCACGGCGTGGAAGTACGGCCAGAACATGCCTTGCGTTTCCGCGTCGACCGGCGCGCGTTCGGCCAGCGGCAGCACCGCGTCCGGCGTCAACAGCTCCCGCGCCTGCTCGACCGTCATGGCATGCCACTCGTAGGCCGGTGCCGGCTTCGGTGCGTGTGCCCGCAGCACTCGGCGGGCCAGCAGGTAGCCCGACAGCATTCCGGCACCGGCACCGACGGTCACCGGTCCCGGGCCGCGGCTCTGCCCCGCCCCGACACCGGGGATGGTCGCCCGAACCCCGCGGACCAAAAGCAGCCCGGCGATGGACGACGCCCCGATCGAGATCGCGACCCCGCGCTCGGTGGCCGTCCGGGCAGCCGGCAGCGCGCGCAGCACCTGCCATGCGCCGGCCAGGTCGGCCAGCAGCAGGTCGGCATAAAAAGGAGGCGGGCTGTCGGTGTGCTCGCTCGTCGGCATGACACCCAGCGCCAGATCCGCCGCCGCCAGCGCCTGCGCTGCCGAGGTGGACAACACCGCAACCGTGCGGCCGGCCTGCTGCAGGTCGGCCACGGCGGCGGCCAGTGCACCGTCGAGATCCTCACCGGAGACCGGTCGGATGTCGTCAAAGCCGGGGCGCAGCTCGCCGAGGATCTCGGTGTCCACCGTGACCAGCTCCGCGCCGGAGGCACGTGCTTCCAGGACCACCGCCGAGGCCAGCGCGTGGTGCGCGGGCAGGATCAGCGCGTCTACCGGCTCCGTGCGGGTCGAGCCGCGGGCCGTCATCCCGGGAACCCGGTGCCAGCCCGGGCGCAGTCCGGGCTTGTCGAGCAGGTTCTGCGCACTCTGCCACGCCTTCGGCAGCTCGTGCTCACTGGCGCCGCGAATCTGCACCACCCGGCGTTGTTCACCGGTCAGCGCCCGCGGGTCGATGACCACGGTGTCGATCTTGTCGAGGCGGCGCAGACTGTCCGGCCGCAGCGGCAGCACTTCGTGCGAGTCGGCCAGGCCCTGTCCCAGGGTGGCGGCGAACGATTCGCAACTGGTGCGCACCGCTTTCGGCGAGGTGGCCAGGATCGCGCTCGAGGTCATGTCCAGGTTGCGGGTCAGCGCGCCCACCGCCCCAGCCGCGACCACCTGCGCCACCGCGGTGCGCTTGAGGTAGCGCTCGGCTAGACCGTCCGGTCGCGGGACAGGCCGCGCGGCGGGGTGCACGTCCGGGTGCTCGGCGTACCGGGCCAGCTCCGGTTCGTAGCGATTCCAGGCCAGCGCCCCGGCGCGGGTCTCGGAGGCTTTGAGGCCCTCCACCATCAGATCCACCGCCAGGATCGCCGGGGACATGGTGATGACGTGCGACCCGAGCGAGACCAGGGAAAGCACCCTGTCGGTCTTGGCCGGGCCGATCCGGCTCGCCAGGGCGTTGCGGACCAACGGCTGATAGCGGGCCACCGACGCCGCGGCGTCGAACATCTTGGGCGCGGCCGGCCAGCGCATCGCACTGCCCACGGTGGCGATCGCCAGCCCTACCGCGTTGGCACCCACCATCGCGCCCTTGGTGGCCAGCAGTAGCCCATCGCCCGGCAG
The window above is part of the Mycolicibacter sp. MU0102 genome. Proteins encoded here:
- a CDS encoding glycosyltransferase family 2 protein gives rise to the protein MDTRYPDVWIIVPAFNEATVIGDVIAGIRSVFDYVVCVDDGSADDTAVTARRAGAYVVHHPVNLGQGAAIQTGVEFARRQPGARLFATFDADGQHRVADLMRMIDHLDSADLDIVIGTRFAAPEAAATVPPLKRAILRTAVWLNPRIRRLGLSDAHNGLRVFNRRVADGLDLTMNGMSHAGEFIALIAENRWRVGEEPVEVLYTDYSKSKGQPLLNGVNILFDGLLRKRMSR
- a CDS encoding DUF2304 domain-containing protein → MNWIKVLLIAAVLMLLIYLLLSRRSAQSRAWVKVGYLVFVVAGIYAVLRPDDTTVVANWLGVRRGTDLMLYVLIMVFAFTTLSTYMRFRDLELRYARLARAIALTQAQPPEPPKPSGPYKTQ
- a CDS encoding Rv1535 domain-containing protein, with the protein product MRTTQVLAEPLADATAALLTVPMVELYAVLWRAGLLEVRLRASKRPLPQVTVLQPA
- a CDS encoding cation-translocating P-type ATPase → MDVFAIGRFGLDAVGAVASASLDLAAIPLREGAKILAGERSDLTSRRSWRGAGRAWIEVHGLDDSDGVDIGAEVSEALRAEPGVTSVRLNRPLSRVVVEIGDHVSLADLCAKVEAVEKNVQLTATETAALPGDGLLLATKGAMVGANAVGLAIATVGSAMRWPAAPKMFDAAASVARYQPLVRNALASRIGPAKTDRVLSLVSLGSHVITMSPAILAVDLMVEGLKASETRAGALAWNRYEPELARYAEHPDVHPAARPVPRPDGLAERYLKRTAVAQVVAAGAVGALTRNLDMTSSAILATSPKAVRTSCESFAATLGQGLADSHEVLPLRPDSLRRLDKIDTVVIDPRALTGEQRRVVQIRGASEHELPKAWQSAQNLLDKPGLRPGWHRVPGMTARGSTRTEPVDALILPAHHALASAVVLEARASGAELVTVDTEILGELRPGFDDIRPVSGEDLDGALAAAVADLQQAGRTVAVLSTSAAQALAAADLALGVMPTSEHTDSPPPFYADLLLADLAGAWQVLRALPAARTATERGVAISIGASSIAGLLLVRGVRATIPGVGAGQSRGPGPVTVGAGAGMLSGYLLARRVLRAHAPKPAPAYEWHAMTVEQARELLTPDAVLPLAERAPVDAETQGMFWPYFHAVREELSDPMTPILALCSAATAMLGSPIDAVMVGTVLTGNAMLAAYQRLRAESRLNTLLAQQAPPARVVLMGSQGELAGTPTYHEIPAEQLLPGDLIEVRSNEVVPADARTIEVSDVEVDESALTGESLSVGKQLDPTPGAELAERSSMLYAGTTVIAGKALAMVTAVGADTQARRASELASGELPEVGLQHHLSQLMYRTFPYSAAGGVAVGALGLLRQGGLRVALGNAIAVAIAAVPEGMPLMATLAQHASSQRLTKTGALVRIPRSVEALGRVDVVCFDKTGTLSENRLRVATVRPLAGYSDDDVLGTAAQAAPAPDGAAHAHATDQAIVEGAAAAGGARPWIEPDAHLPFRSGRAFSASVLGSELLVKGAPEVVLGACKNADAKIEQQVAAMAAQGLRVIAVAHGKLTAAQVQAVQDDSERLVEVSASGLTLLGFLGLADTPRADAPQLLADLAARGVDIRMITGDHPITATAIAAEMGVTVAPEQVITGSEWNALNRKEQERVVCERVIFARMSPENKVQIVQTLERAGRVSAMVGDGANDAAAIRAATVGLGVVAHGSDSAHATADVVLTDGKIGALVDAIDEGRRLWRGVQLAISGLLGGNAGEVMFSVIGTAITGNSPLNTRQLLLMNTLTDALPATAVAVSTPAGPIGDAVPGLDERKLWRAVAFRGGVTAAAGTAAWAMASATGLPQRAATVALISLVTTELCQTVVDSRAPMVLATAAGSFALFAAIVSAPGVSQLLGCTPVGPIGWAQGLGTAAAATAAVAVASRFSTTPTKEIAAPAQEIEAPIKAVSAVPAQKAPAKKAPAAKKAPAKKAPAKKAPVKKAPVKKAPVKKAPVKKAPAAKQTPAKETPAKKAPAKKAPAKKSSAKLELVR